In Deltaproteobacteria bacterium, the genomic stretch CTGTCGGGTGTCCACGAATTCGTTCATTCGATTCATTCCGTTCACCTTAAACCTTTCGGTTCGCATCGGTCCGTGTGCGAGGTCGTTGGGTGGCGATTATATAGGTTTCGGGCGGTTGGCTGTCAACGATGGGACTGGACGACGGGGGCGGCGTCAAAGCCGGTCCCGGGTTTGAAACACGCTTCCGCGCAGCGTAGCATGAGCCACGAAACGGAGTATGAAGACAGTGAAACCTGATGCGCCTCCCCTGTCCGGCGTCCGTGTCCTCGACTTCGGCCACGTGCTGGCGGCGCCGTTCTGCACGCGGCTGCTGGCGGATCTGGGCGCCGACGTGGTGCGGGTGGAGAGCAGCAAGCATCCGGACTTCCCGTGGCCGTCGTCCTACCGGCACTCGGACGGGCGCCACGCCTCCTATCTGAACACAAACCGCAACAAGCGCTCGGTGAGCATCGATTTGAAGCACCCGGCGGGCCGGGATATCGCCCGGCGCCTGGCCGAGGCCGCGGACGTGGTGGTGGAGAACTTCAGCGCCGGGGTCATGGACCGCCTGGGCCTGGGATACGAGTCGCTCAGGTCGGCCAACCCGCGGCTGGTGTTCGCCAGCATGTCGGGCTACGGCCACAGCGGTCCGCGGCGCGACTGGACCAGCATGAACATGAACCTCCAGGGCGCCGCCGGGCTCATGCAGGTCACCGGCGCCGAGGGCGACCCGCCCACCGCCATCTCGAACTCCTGGAACGACTACATCGGCGGGCTTCACACCTGCTACGCGGTCATCGGCGCGCTGACCGAGCGGGAAACGACCGGCCACGGCATCCACCTGGACATGGGCCAGTTCGAGTGCAGCGTCTCGATGATCGCGCCGCTCCTGCTGTTCAGCGCCGTGCAGGGGCGGAGCCCGGAGCGCATGGGCAACCGTTCGGACCGCTGCGCGCCGCGGGGCGTGTACCAGTGCGCGGGCGTTGACCAGTGGTGCGCCGTGAGCGTCCACGACGATGCGCAATGGCGCGCGCTGGCCGAGGCGGTGGCGGAGACGGTCCCGGACGCGGGCCTGGCGGGCGACGCCCGCTTCGCCACGGTGGAGGAGCGGCAGCGCCATCACGACGAGATCGACACGCGCATCGAGGCGTGGACCCGCGGGCTCGAGAGCGCCGACGTGGAGACCCGGTTGCGGCGGGCCGGCGTCCCTGCCGCGCGCATGCGGCGGGTCCAGGACTTGGTGGAAGATGGTTCGCCGTCCAGGGCCTACAAGCGCATGGCCGAGCCCAGGGTGGGTTCCATGCTGACGACGGCGCTGCCCTTCGAGTTCTCGGAAAGCGCCCTGCCGGCGGCAACGCCCGCCCCGTGTCTGGGACAACACACGCGCGAGGTGCTGCGGGAATGGCTGGCCCTCCCGGAAAGCGAGTTGGCGGAGCTGGCCGGCACGGGAGCCTTGGTATAGTGAGCGACGCCCCCGAAACCATCGTCTCCGATGAACTGCGCCGCTGCATCGGCCGGAAAGGCCCGGTGCGCGCGCTGGAGACGTTGAGCGCGTCGGACGTCCGCCGTTACGTGGACGCCACCGGCGACGCGAACCCGCTGTGGCTCGACGACGACTTCGCCCGCTCGGCGGGCTACGGCGGCCGTCTTCTGCCGCCCATCCTGGTGGGATGGACGCCCTTCAGCATCAAGGAGCCCGAGGGGAAGGCGTCATCCTTCGACGTGCGCCGGCAGCTTCCCGTGCCCGCGGCCTACACCAACGTGCGCAACGCCGGCAGCGAGACCGAGTGGTTGCAGCCCGTGCTCCTGGGCGAGCCGCTTACCTGCCAGAGCCACATCGTGGACATCACGGCGCGCCAGGGCAGGATGGGCGCGGGGATTTACGTCACGCAGTTGGAGGAGGTGCGCAACGCCGAGGGCGGCCTGGTGTTCGCGCGACGCCACACGGTGGCGCTCTTCCGGGAACGGCAGGCAAGGGAGTGAGCTTGTGGGGAGAGTGATTGATCTCGGATCATTGGCGGGCGCCTACGCCGCGCGGCTGCTCGCGGAGTCCGGACACGACGTCATCCGCATCGATTCTCCCGGCGGCGACGCCATGCGCCGCATCGGTCCGTTCCTGGGGGATGCGTCCGGGCTGGAACACGGCGCCTTTCACCATTTCCTGAACGCCGGCAAGCGGAGCCTTTCCGTCAACCTCGACTCCGCCGCCGGATGGCGGTTGTTCCTGGAGCTGCTGCGAACGGCCGATGCCGTGGTGACGAGCCGGTCGCTGCCGGTCGACGAGGACGACGCGCCGAAGGCGGATATCGTATGGACCGATATCGAGGAGGCAGAGGACGAGCTGTGCGCCTACGCCCGCTCGGGGCTGCTCTCCCTCACCGGACACCGCGACGGCCGGCCCACGCTCATGGGCGGGCACATCGTCTATCTGGCCACCGGCATTCACGCGGCCGTCGCCACGGCCGCCGCGCTCCGCGTACTGCAAAGCACCGGGAAGGGGCAGCGCGTGCGCGTCGCCATGCAGGATTGCCTGGAGACCTTCGTCGAGCAGGCCATGGTCGAGTACACGTTCTCGGGGACACGCACCGAGCGGCGCGGCAACCGGGGCACCATTACGGCCGTCTCCGGGGCGCTGCCGTGCAAGGACGGCCACTGGGTGGTGAGCCAGATCAACCGGCCCGGCCGCTGGGAGAAGTTCGTGGAATGGGTCCGGGACCCCGAGCTCATGGCCGACTCTTCGCTGGGGTCGGACGACGCGCAACGGGAGAAGAAGGATTTCATCATGGACCGGGTGCTGGCCTGGTCTAAACAGTTCACCAAGTCGGAGATCGTCGAGGAGGGGCAGCGGCGCCGGTTCCCGTCATCGCCGGTGTCGACGCCGCTGGACCTGACCCGGGACGCGCAGCTCATCGCGCGCGGCTACCTCGCCGAAGCGGACGATCCGCGGTTCGGCCGCATCCCGTTCCCGCGCGGGGCGGTCGCCCGCGTCCGGGGACAGGAGATGGGACCGGCGCCGACCCTGGGACAGCACAACGGCGAGATCCTGGCCGAACTGGGCTACTCCGACGCGGACCGCCGGGCAATGGTGGAGACAGGCGCGGTCCAGGAGTAGGGCGCAAGCGCGGTGAGGAATGACCGGCATGACCGGCGCGAAGACACCCATGGCCGAGCAACGATTCTTCGAGGATGTCCAACCCGGCACGGAGCTGGTGGCGCGCGAGTACGGTCCCCTCACCATCATCGACACCGTGCGCTGGGCCGGCCTGCAGGAGAACACGCAGCAACTCCACTACGACCGCGACTGGGTGCGCGAGCACGCCGGCCTGCGCACCTTCATCGCCAGCGGCGCCTACCGGCAGGCCCTGCTGATGCGCATGCTGACCGATTGGCTGGGTCCCCGCGGCCGGCTGCGCAAGCTCGGCATCCGGCACACCTACTCGACCTTCGAGGGCGACACCATGCGGTTCGCCGTGCGGGCGGTTGAGAAAAGCGATGACCCCGCCGATCCGCGGATCGCGTGCGAGTTGGAGGGCGCCAACCAGGAGGAACGGCAGATCCTGACCGGACGGTGCACCCTGGTGCTTCCGTGCCGTAGCTGAAAGGAGCGGAACACCCATGATCATCCCGGCCATGAGTCCCGGCGAAGCCAGGGCTCACGTGGACGAACACTATCGCAAGGTGGCACAACGGTGGCGCGAGCGGGTGACCGGCTCGCCGTTCATGATTCAGCTCATGGAGGGGAGCCTGCCGCGCGCCGCGCTGCGGACGTTCTTCAAGAACTGGGCTTCGTACACCATCGAGATCAACACGGTGGAGGCGGCGTCCTACCACAAGCACATCGCCTTCTTCCGTCGCAATCGCGACCTCATGGCGCCCATGGCGCGCAAACTCGCCGATGAGCTCCTCCATCCCGAGCCGCCCGGACACATTCACGTGGTGCTGGAGACGGCCAAGGCGTTGGGAATCGACGAGGACGAGGTTTACCTGGAGCCCATGCTGGCCGAGTTTCGCGCCAAGATAGACTTCAAGCGCACGATCCTCTGGGAAGGCACCGTGGCCGAGTTCTACGCGGCCGGGGCCACCGAAGAGCAGACCGGCTACTGGTCGGCTGACTGCTTCAAGGCGCTCACCACCCACTACGGCCTCACCCCCGAGCAGGCCATCTACTTCTCCACCCACGAGGAAGCCGACCTCAAGGAGCACGCAGACGGCGTCATGGGCCACGGCAGCTTCCGCCGCCTGGTGCTGCGGCGCCTGCTGGAGGGCGGCATCGAAGTGCGCACCGGCTACGACCTCGACTACTGCGGGCGCACCGCCGTGGACCTCCACGGCGCCATCCTCAACGCCTGCCTGGCGCCGAGAGGCTAGCGGCATCCTTGCGCCAGGAAGGCTCGTCACCGTTGTGCATCGGTCTCATTGTTCCCGCGGTGTTTCGATGCTCTTGCACCGGTCCACGCTACTACAGTCCCGGCGCCCGCGGCAACGAGCGACGGTTCACCCGTTCTTCATCATTCCTTAACGATGACGCGCTAACCTGTGGCTACAGCGATGAAGATCGCACTGATCACCGACGCTTGGGAGCCGCAGGTCAACGGCGTGGTACGCACGTTGCAGCAGACCCGCGCACACCTGGAGAGGCTAGGGCACGAAACGCGCTTCGTGACGCCGCTGGATTTCGCCACTTTCCCCTGCCCCACCTATCCCTCCATTCGGCTGGCTCTACTCCCCGGCCGCGGAGTCCGGCGCATCCTGCGGGAATTCAAGCCCGAGGCCGTGCACATTTCCACCGAGGGACCCATCGGACACGCGGCGCGCTCCTTCTGCTGCCGCCTCGGTATCCCTTTCACCACGTGCGTCCACACGCTTTTTCCCGAATACATACGTGCGCGCCTTCCTATTCCGGTGAGCTGGTCCTACCGTGTTCTCCGCAAGTACCACGGCCGCGCAGCTCGAACCCTCGTGGCGACGCGTTCCCTGGCCGGGCATTTGCGTCGAAACGGCTTCGACAACCTCGCCATTTGGGCAAGGGGCGTCGACGCCGACCTGTTCAAGCCCGCACCCAAGTCCTTCCTGCCGGGCCCGCGGCCAGTGTCCATGTACATGGGGCGCGTGGCGGTGGAAAAGAACATCGAGGCTTTCCTGGATCTGGACCTCCCCGGCACCAAGTACGTGGTGGGAGACGGCCCGGATCTGCAAAGGCTGCGCTCGCGTTATCCGGACGTCCGGTTCGTCGGCCAGAAGCTGGACGAGGAGCTGGCGGCGCATGTGGCCGCCGCCGACGTGTTCGTCTTCCCGAGCCTGACGGACACCTTCGGGCTCGTCATGCTGGAGGCCATGGCCTGCGGCGTTCCGGTGGCGGCGTTTCCGGTCAGCGGACCGTTGGACGTGGTACGGAACGGCACGACCGGCGTGCTGGACCGGGACCTTCGCGCCGCCGTTCTCGGCGCACTCGACCTTGATCCCGCCGACTGCGTGGCCTACGCCCGGCAGCACACCTGGCTGGAGTGGACCCGGCGGTTCGTGTCGCTGATGGAGCCCATCGAGCCAGGCTTCTGGAAAGACGCCACCGCGTCCCCCTCCCCCGCCTCCGCCCCACCTGGATTCCCGCTTTCGGGGGAATGACGTACTCATCCGGTTCTAGCCGTGCGCTATCGGTGGAGGAGAGAGTGCGCACTACCAGGCCCGCCAACCGCTCCGTTGCGGTGGTGGGCGTCGCCCTTGCCGGTGAGCAGCGCTACGGAAGCGGGGTCCACGTCCTGCACGCCGTAGGCGATACGGTGAGTGTCCTGCCATTCCAACAACTCCAGCCGTCCATCCTCGTGCTCCACCAGAGCGCTGTTGCTCTCCACCCAGTCGCCGCAGTTGCAATAGGTGATGTCGTTCAAGGAAACGATCTGAGCCCGGTGGATGTGTCCGCAGATGACTCCGTCCACGCCCAGGCGCGCCGCCTCGAACGCCACCGCCGCCTCGAAGTTGCTGATGTAGCGCACGGCATTCTTGACCTTGTGCTTGATGGCGCCGGCCAGCGACCAGTAGGGCAGCCCTACCCTGCGCCGCGCCACATTGAGCCGCGTATTGACGGCCAGCAGCAGGTCGTACGCATGACTGCCCAGGAGCGCGATGGCCCTGGAGGAACGCACAACGCTGTCGAACTGGTCGCCGTGGATGACCAGGAACCGCTTGCCGTCGGCCTTCCGGTGCACGACCCGGTCCTTGATCCGGATGTTGCCGAAGGCCATGCCGTCGTAGTCACGCAGCATTTCGTCGTGATTCCCCGGCACGTAGATCACCTTGGTGCCGTACTTGGCCTTGCCGAGGATCGTTCGTAGAACGTTGTTGTGGTCCTGGGGCCAGAAGGGCCGTTTGCGCACGGACCATATGTCGATGATGTCACCCACAAGGTAGAGAAACTCGCATTCCACGGAACGCAGGAAAGCGAGCAGGGACGCGGCGCTGCAGCCACGGAAACCCAGATGGATGTCGGAGAGCCAGACCGTCCGGAAATACCGCGGCACTGTTCCCGTCGAGTTCGACACGTTGCCACCTCCTGAGTGGTTCGAACCGGGGAAGACAATCCCGGTCCGTCGATTTTGAATTCCCAGTGGAAAGGCTAACGTCTCCGTGTGTTCATGAGATGACGCGGTTGCGTCGGAAAAGCGAAGTGTTCGTTGATGTTCCGTTACGAGACGCGACGGCCTGCGTGCGTGCAAAGGCCGTCAGGGGTTTCCGTCTCGGTCGATGCAAGTCCTGGCTCGGCTGATCCAGGCGAGCTTGTCGGCCGCTTGGACCCCATGCCTTGCGTTTTGGCCGCGGCGATAGCAAGACATTTAATGCGACCTTAACCTGTGTCGGATATGGAACCATGATGGCGACCCGGATTACTTCCTGGCGTCCGCCGACTGGATGCCGCGCAACCTCGACCGCCGCGTCGAGGTGGCCTTCCCGGTGCTGGAGCCCGGACTGCAAAAGACCATCGACGAGGTGCTTTCCCTGCAACTGCGCGACAACACCAAGGCATGGAACATCCTGCCCGACGGCACTTCGGAGCGGATTCCCCGGAACGGCGAAGCGGGGGTACGATCCCAGGAAGAGACCTACTCCGTGCTGGGCTCCCCGCGCGGCGCCAACCGGGCGCTGGAGGAGTGAACGAGACCGGCCTCGGCGGCCATTTCGCGGTCCCTTGAACAGAGATGCAGCATTCGACTCCAGAAGTACCGCGAGTGCCCGTGGATGCATCCGCGAGCCCGTTGCCGCGCGAAGTGGCGCTTGAGAACATCGTCATGTGGACCGGGCTGGGCCGCTACGACGACGTACGCCGGCTCCTGGCCGACTTCCACCCCGCCGACATCGCGGAGCTGCTGGATCAACTCGACGAACCGCGGGTGCGACAACGGGTATTCGGGCTACTGTCCCACGAGACCGCCTCCGCTGTCCTGAGCCTCGTCCCGCCGGAGGTGCGCGACGAACTGGTGGCGGACCTCTCGGACCGGGAACTGGCCGGGCTCGTGGAGGAACTGGACACCGACGATGCCGCGGACCTGATCGAGACCCTGCCGGAGGAGCGTACCCCCACGGTCCTGGCGGAGATGCCGTCGGAGCTGGCGGAGGAAATCGGCGACCTGCTGGACCACCCGCCGGACAGCGCCGGCGGCATCATGCAGACGGAGTACGTGTCGGTGCCGCAGTACGCCACCGTGGAGCAGGCCATCGGCCTGATCCGGCGCGCGCAGGACGACGTGCCCGAGGTCCACGACGTCTTCGTGGTGAACATGGAGCGGCGCGTCACCGGCATCCTGCCTCTCAGCAACCTGGTGCTGGCGCGCCCGGACGAATCCGTCGCCCACATCATGGAGCGGCCGGTAATCTCCGTTCCCGTGGCGATGCCGCAGGACGAGGTCGCCCGGGTCCTGCAGAAGTACGACTTCGTCACGGTTCCCGTGGTCGACGACCAGGACCGGCTCGTGGGCCGCGTCACCATCGACGACGTCGTGGACGTCATCGAAGAGGAGGCCAGCAAGGACATCTACGCCATCGCCGGCGTAGAGAGCGAGTCCATCAACCTGGCGCGCGACTCCGTGTTCAAGCGCGTGGGCGAACGCTTCGCGTGGGTGATGACGACGGTGCTGCTGGGGCTCGTGGTGGCCCTGGTGATCTCCAAGGTCTTCGTCGAAACCTTCGAGAAGATGGCGCTCCTGGCCGCGTTCCTGCCGGTGATCATCGCCACCGCCGGCGCCGTGGGGCTCCAGTCCTCCACGCTGGTGGTGCGCGCCATCGCCCTCGGCACCCTCTCGCTCCAGCGCGTCCTCTCGGTCATCCTCTACGAAGCCGCCACCGGCCTGGTCCTGGGCGCGAGCTGCGGCCTGATCACCGCCGCCGCCAGCTACCTCATCAACATGGGCACCCCCGACATCCTCAAGCTCTCCCTCGCCGTGTTCATCGGCATGGTCATCTCCGTCACCACCGCCGCCTGCGTGGGCACCGTCCAGCCCATCATCTTCTACAGGCTCAACCGCGACCCCGCCGTCGCCGCCGGCCCGCTGGTGACGGCGTTCAACGACTTGCTGGGAACGACGCTGTACTTGGTGGTGGCGACGGCGCTTCAGGCGTAGAGGGGCATGGGTTTGGAACAGCTTACCTAGCACTACGTCACCATCACCCCCACCCGGCTGGCTTCGAGGACTGGGGCAGTGTCCTCGGTGACGAGGTCATGGTCGCCGCCCTCATCGACCGGCTGCTGCACCACTGCCACATCGTCAACATCCGCGGCAACAGCTACAGGATGCGCGAGCACCGGAACCTCGTACGGCCCGCATCCGAGCAGCCCCCCCAAGGGGTTGCGCTATGAACACCAGGTCCTGCCGTTCCGGCACGCGAGAGGGGTTGGACTCCAGTCGCTACGCGCCCTCCGTCCAAGCCCTCTCGCCCAACCGGAACCAACCGAAGAGCTTCAGATCTGCACTGACGCCCTTCTCGGAACTGTGCAGTTTTCGATTGCCAAAAGTGTGCAGTTTTCGGTTGCCATTGACAGGATGGACTGGCTTCTTCAGACTTCGCGAGTGTGAGTTCGAGTCTTCGGGCGCATGGCTCCAGAGGCGGAGATCGCTGCCGGTCGTGGGCAACTCGACGAAAGCCACCTGGGAGTCATTCACCGGTCCTCGTCCACCAGGCACCACCAGGCGAAGTAGGCCGATTGCGTACGGAAGGGGGTCCAAGTGCGTTTCCCGACGCTGCCTTTTTGTTTGCCTCTGGTACTGTTCCTCGTGGCCTGCGGGACGACTTCCGGAGGTACCAGTCACATCGAGGTCGAGAGCAACCCTGCGCTTCAGCCCCCAGTCGCCGGTACGTATGTAGGCGTCGGGCCGATATACCGGGACTTCGACTCACTGTGGGTGGAGTCACTGGAGACTTTCCATAGTTCGGGTTACTCCTTGTATCTGTCGTATGGAACGATTCAAGACGGTACTGGCCGGACCGCGGAATATCTCGCCCATGATGCCGGCGCCCATGGCCGTATTCGGCGTTTCGGCCTGGAGCCGCCTACCGTTGTCGTCGCCGAGGGCACTGAGCCGTATCTCGTCAGGGAAACGCTCTCGGCAGTTCAGACGATCAACGCTTCACTGCCGGATAGTTGGCAGTTGCGGTTCGCCTCGCACCCAGCGGCAACGAACGCCGTGCGACCGCCGGATGGTCAAATTGTGGTCGAGTTCCAACCACGTGAGGAATGGCCGCCGGAGCACGCGTTCGAACCGGAGGCCGGCAGTCTTGTGCGGCGGTTCTATTCTCCGGATGGCTCGG encodes the following:
- a CDS encoding CoA transferase, translated to MGRVIDLGSLAGAYAARLLAESGHDVIRIDSPGGDAMRRIGPFLGDASGLEHGAFHHFLNAGKRSLSVNLDSAAGWRLFLELLRTADAVVTSRSLPVDEDDAPKADIVWTDIEEAEDELCAYARSGLLSLTGHRDGRPTLMGGHIVYLATGIHAAVATAAALRVLQSTGKGQRVRVAMQDCLETFVEQAMVEYTFSGTRTERRGNRGTITAVSGALPCKDGHWVVSQINRPGRWEKFVEWVRDPELMADSSLGSDDAQREKKDFIMDRVLAWSKQFTKSEIVEEGQRRRFPSSPVSTPLDLTRDAQLIARGYLAEADDPRFGRIPFPRGAVARVRGQEMGPAPTLGQHNGEILAELGYSDADRRAMVETGAVQE
- a CDS encoding iron-containing redox enzyme family protein; translated protein: MIIPAMSPGEARAHVDEHYRKVAQRWRERVTGSPFMIQLMEGSLPRAALRTFFKNWASYTIEINTVEAASYHKHIAFFRRNRDLMAPMARKLADELLHPEPPGHIHVVLETAKALGIDEDEVYLEPMLAEFRAKIDFKRTILWEGTVAEFYAAGATEEQTGYWSADCFKALTTHYGLTPEQAIYFSTHEEADLKEHADGVMGHGSFRRLVLRRLLEGGIEVRTGYDLDYCGRTAVDLHGAILNACLAPRG
- a CDS encoding MaoC/PaaZ C-terminal domain-containing protein; amino-acid sequence: MTGAKTPMAEQRFFEDVQPGTELVAREYGPLTIIDTVRWAGLQENTQQLHYDRDWVREHAGLRTFIASGAYRQALLMRMLTDWLGPRGRLRKLGIRHTYSTFEGDTMRFAVRAVEKSDDPADPRIACELEGANQEERQILTGRCTLVLPCRS
- a CDS encoding glycosyltransferase family 1 protein; this encodes MKIALITDAWEPQVNGVVRTLQQTRAHLERLGHETRFVTPLDFATFPCPTYPSIRLALLPGRGVRRILREFKPEAVHISTEGPIGHAARSFCCRLGIPFTTCVHTLFPEYIRARLPIPVSWSYRVLRKYHGRAARTLVATRSLAGHLRRNGFDNLAIWARGVDADLFKPAPKSFLPGPRPVSMYMGRVAVEKNIEAFLDLDLPGTKYVVGDGPDLQRLRSRYPDVRFVGQKLDEELAAHVAAADVFVFPSLTDTFGLVMLEAMACGVPVAAFPVSGPLDVVRNGTTGVLDRDLRAAVLGALDLDPADCVAYARQHTWLEWTRRFVSLMEPIEPGFWKDATASPSPASAPPGFPLSGE
- a CDS encoding UDP-2,3-diacylglucosamine diphosphatase; protein product: MSNSTGTVPRYFRTVWLSDIHLGFRGCSAASLLAFLRSVECEFLYLVGDIIDIWSVRKRPFWPQDHNNVLRTILGKAKYGTKVIYVPGNHDEMLRDYDGMAFGNIRIKDRVVHRKADGKRFLVIHGDQFDSVVRSSRAIALLGSHAYDLLLAVNTRLNVARRRVGLPYWSLAGAIKHKVKNAVRYISNFEAAVAFEAARLGVDGVICGHIHRAQIVSLNDITYCNCGDWVESNSALVEHEDGRLELLEWQDTHRIAYGVQDVDPASVALLTGKGDAHHRNGAVGGPGSAHSLLHR
- the mgtE gene encoding magnesium transporter, with amino-acid sequence MDASASPLPREVALENIVMWTGLGRYDDVRRLLADFHPADIAELLDQLDEPRVRQRVFGLLSHETASAVLSLVPPEVRDELVADLSDRELAGLVEELDTDDAADLIETLPEERTPTVLAEMPSELAEEIGDLLDHPPDSAGGIMQTEYVSVPQYATVEQAIGLIRRAQDDVPEVHDVFVVNMERRVTGILPLSNLVLARPDESVAHIMERPVISVPVAMPQDEVARVLQKYDFVTVPVVDDQDRLVGRVTIDDVVDVIEEEASKDIYAIAGVESESINLARDSVFKRVGERFAWVMTTVLLGLVVALVISKVFVETFEKMALLAAFLPVIIATAGAVGLQSSTLVVRAIALGTLSLQRVLSVILYEAATGLVLGASCGLITAAASYLINMGTPDILKLSLAVFIGMVISVTTAACVGTVQPIIFYRLNRDPAVAAGPLVTAFNDLLGTTLYLVVATALQA
- a CDS encoding MaoC family dehydratase N-terminal domain-containing protein; this translates as MSDAPETIVSDELRRCIGRKGPVRALETLSASDVRRYVDATGDANPLWLDDDFARSAGYGGRLLPPILVGWTPFSIKEPEGKASSFDVRRQLPVPAAYTNVRNAGSETEWLQPVLLGEPLTCQSHIVDITARQGRMGAGIYVTQLEEVRNAEGGLVFARRHTVALFRERQARE
- a CDS encoding CoA transferase, giving the protein MKTVKPDAPPLSGVRVLDFGHVLAAPFCTRLLADLGADVVRVESSKHPDFPWPSSYRHSDGRHASYLNTNRNKRSVSIDLKHPAGRDIARRLAEAADVVVENFSAGVMDRLGLGYESLRSANPRLVFASMSGYGHSGPRRDWTSMNMNLQGAAGLMQVTGAEGDPPTAISNSWNDYIGGLHTCYAVIGALTERETTGHGIHLDMGQFECSVSMIAPLLLFSAVQGRSPERMGNRSDRCAPRGVYQCAGVDQWCAVSVHDDAQWRALAEAVAETVPDAGLAGDARFATVEERQRHHDEIDTRIEAWTRGLESADVETRLRRAGVPAARMRRVQDLVEDGSPSRAYKRMAEPRVGSMLTTALPFEFSESALPAATPAPCLGQHTREVLREWLALPESELAELAGTGALV